The sequence acatatgtatacataataaatatattcgatcCGATATATTGTACCTTTTTAAGAAACtctgattaaattatttcagctacaattttattttgcagaccGTAATATTACGATCaccaatatttttacaacatcTGTCTACAAATGTTTCAGAATAGTAACGCTTAAAGAGGGAAATATGCTATGGTTTTCTCAATGTTTAAAGTCTTCAGTGTATAATGTTGCATACATTGCTGTTACTGTACGTAttaccatttattttgttatcaaTTTATAGATGAGGTAGCtacgatgaaaaaaaaagtacgTCGGTTTTATTgtctaaacaatttattataaaatttcttaaaattcaaacTTGAAAAAGAATACTTTACATGgcagaatattttcaacgataCGAACTCTGCATGAAAGTAAACCAAGCTTGTATAAGAAATGAACACACGTATTATAATGGGTTAGAACTTGTATCGGACAcgtttaacaaataattaattctcttccttcttctcttctttcttaTCTTCTTTCGTCTGTTCTTTCGCCTCCTGCTGATTGTCCCTTATTGCCGGCTTACCAGTCTGCTCGATCGTGACAGATCTCTCGGATTGGGTCTTTGGCTTGCTCTTTCTAGGGGCGGAGATGCTGAGTACACCGTCGGAGGACAAGCTCGACACGAGCTCATCGATGTTGCATTGTTCAGGTATTATGTATCTTCTGGTAAATTGGCGAGAGATCCATCCGTGTTCGTCCTGTTTCTCCTCGTGTTTAGCCTCGACCACGACAGACCTGTCGACAACTTTCACGCTGATCTCGTCTGGTTTGAATTGCTGAACATCCAGGACTACCTGGAACTTGTCTTTGTCTGCTTTGACGGTAGATGTACCA comes from Augochlora pura isolate Apur16 chromosome 1, APUR_v2.2.1, whole genome shotgun sequence and encodes:
- the LOC144472322 gene encoding protein lethal(2)essential for life; its protein translation is MSLVPLLFSDWWEDLDRPHRLLDQNFGLGLRPEQLLNQNILDQYILPFRERRMARNPLIYYRPWGELLRNVEGGGTSTVKADKDKFQVVLDVQQFKPDEISVKVVDRSVVVEAKHEEKQDEHGWISRQFTRRYIIPEQCNIDELVSSLSSDGVLSISAPRKSKPKTQSERSVTIEQTGKPAIRDNQQEAKEQTKEDKKEEKKEEN